A single genomic interval of Pseudorca crassidens isolate mPseCra1 chromosome 19, mPseCra1.hap1, whole genome shotgun sequence harbors:
- the PPP1R27 gene encoding protein phosphatase 1 regulatory subunit 27, whose amino-acid sequence MILRARLERLSFSPWGVSMTAQLYIALRALYKQEVPWPAGARRALRWLCWRSSSAGRACTPLWSGHLPPPSSRVPTGVAHTIAARMPSRTVRYARYSPRQRRRRLLAERSVRFPNDVLFLDHIRQGDLEQVGRFIRARKVALDTIHPSGLAALHEAVLSGNLECVKLLVKYGADIHQRDETGWTPLHIACSDGYPDIARYLISLGADREAANDDGDLPSDLIDPDFKDLVELFKGTKMD is encoded by the exons ATGATCCTGAGGGCACGGCTGGAGCGGCTCAGTTTCAGCCCCTGGGGTGTAAGCATGACTGCGCAGCTTTATATAGCTCTGCGGGCCCTATATAAGCAGGAGGTGCCCTGGCCAGCGGGAGCACGGAGAGCACTGAGGTGGCTGTGCTGGAGATCATCATCGGCCGGAAGAGCCTGCACGCCACTCTGGTCTGGGCACCTTCCTCCCCCAAGCAGTAGGGTCCCCACAGGGGTGGCCCACACCATAGCTGCCAGGATGCCCAGCAGAACAGTCCGCTATGCCCGCTACAGCCCGAGGCAGCGGCGCCGGAGGCTACTGGCTGAACGCAGTGTGCGCTTCCCTAACGATGTCCTGTTCTTGGACCACATCCGCCAGGGCGACCTGGAGCAGGTGGGGCGCTTCATCCGGGCTCGGAAAGTCGCCCTGGACACCATCCACCCCTCAG GTCTGGCTGCCCTTCACGAAGCAGTGCTTTCTGGAAACCTGGAGTGCGTGAAGCTGCTAGTCAAATACGGGGCGGACATTCATCAGCGAGATGAGACAGGCTGGACACCCCTGCACATCGCTTGCAGCGATGGGTACCCTGACATAGCCAG GTACCTCATTTCCCTGGGGGCAGACAGAGAAGCAGCCAACGACGATGGTGATCTGCCCTCGGACCTCATTGACCCTGACTTCAAGGACTTGGTGGAGTTATTCAAAGGGACTAAGATGGACTga
- the MCRIP1 gene encoding mapk-regulated corepressor-interacting protein 1 — translation MTSSPVSRVVYNGKRNSSPRSPPNSSEIFTPAHEENVRFIYEAWQGVERDLRSQMSGSERGLVEEYVEKVPNPSLKTFKPIDLSDLKRRNTQDAKKS, via the exons ATGACCAG TTCCCCTGTCTCCAGAGTCGTCTACAACGGCAAGaggaacagtagcccccgctctccccCCAACAGCAGTGAGATCTTCACCCCGGCCCACGAGGAGAATGTGCGCTTCATTTATGAAG CCTGGCAGGGCGTGGAGCGGGACCTGCGCAGCCAGATGTCGGGCAGCGAGCGGGGCCTGGTGGAGGAGTATGTGGAGAAGGTCCCTAACCCCAGCCTGAAGA CCTTCAAGCCCATCGACCTGAGCGACCTGAAACGCCGGAACACGCAGGACGCCAAGAAGTCCTAA
- the GCGR gene encoding glucagon receptor isoform X1 — MPPILPRCPHLLLLLLLACQPQAPSAQVMDFLFEKWKLYGDQCLYNLSLLPPPTELVCNRTFDKYSCWPDTPPNTTANISCPWYLPWHHKVQHRLVFKRCGPDGQWVRGPRGQPWRNASQCQMDDKELEVQKEVAKMYSSFQVMYTVGYSLSLGALLLALAILLGLSKLHCTRNYIHVNLFASFVLKASSVLVIDTLLKTRYSQRIGDDFSVSVWLSDGAVAGCRVAAVFMQYGVVANYCWLLVEGVYLHSLLSFATIPERSCFPLYLGIGWGAPMLFVTPWVVVKCLFENIQSQGIRGRGATRLPGHEQAPPCRCWTSNDNMGFWWILRFPVFLAILINFFIFIRILHLLVAKLQAHQMRYTDYKFRLAKSTLTLIPLLGVHEVVFAFVTDEHAQGTLRSAKLFFDLFLSSFQGLLVAVLYCFLNKEVQSELLRRWHRWREGKALQEECHVGSHTARPTGGPPSEKLLLSRGSGSNRTSQDPSTETHLAGGLPGLAENPF, encoded by the exons ATGCCCCCCATCCTGCCACgctgcccccacctcctcctgcttCTGCTGCTGGCCTGCCAG CCGCAGGCCCCCTCCGCTCAGGTGATGGACTTCCTGTTTGAGAAGTGGAAGCTCTATGGCGACCAGTGTCTCTACAACCTGAGCCTGCTGCCCCCCCCAACTG AGCTGGTCTGTAATAGAACCTTTGACAAATATTCCTGCTGGCCGGACACCCCTCCCAACACCACAGCCAACATCTCCTGCCCCTGGTACCTGCCCTGGCACCACAAAG TGCAGCACCGCCTCGTCTTCAAGAGGTGTGGGCCTGATGGGCAGTGGGTACGTGGGCCGCGGGGGCAGCCATGGCGAAATGCTTCCCAGTGCCAGATGGACGACAAGGAGCTTGAGGTCCAG AAGGAGGTGGCCAAGATGTACAGCAGCTTCCAGGTGATGTACACCGTGGGCTACTCCCTGTCCCTGGGGGCCCTGCTCCTGGCCCTGGCCATCCTGCTGGGCCTCAG CAAGCTGCACTGCACCCGAAACTACATCCACGTGAACCTGTTCGCGTCCTTCGTGCTCAAGGCCAGCTCTGTGCTGGTCATCGACACACTGCTCAAGACCCGCTACAGCCAGAGGATTGGGGACGACTTCAGCGTGAGCGTCTGGCTGAGTGACGGG GCAGTGGCCGGCTGCCGGGTGGCCGCGGTGTTCATGCAGTACGGCGTCGTGGCCAACTACTGCTGGCTGCTGGTGGAGGGCGTGTACTTGCACAGCCTGCTGAGCTTCGCCACCATCCCTGAAAGGAGCTGCTTCCCCCTCTACCTGGGCATCGGCTGGG GTGCCCCCATGCTGTTCGTCACCCCCTGGGTGGTGGTCAAGTGTCTGTTTGAGAACATCCA ATCCCAAGGAATCAGGGGGCGGGGGGCTACGAGGCTGCCAGGACACGAGCAGGCCCCACCCTGCAGGTGCTGGACCAGCAATGACAACATGGGCTTCTGGTGGATCCTGCGCTTCCCCGTCTTCCTGGCCATCCTG atcaACTTCTTCATCTTCATCCGCATCCTTCACCTCCTGGTGGCCAAGCTGCAAGCCCACCAGATGCGCTATACTGACTACAAATTCCG GCTGGCCAAGTCCACGCTGACCCTCATCCCCCTGTTGGGGGTCCACGAGGTGGTGTTTGCCTTTGTGACTGACGAGCATGCCCAGGGCACCCTGCGCTCCGCCAAGCTCTTCTTTGACCTCTTCCTCAGCTCCTTCCAG GGCCTGCTGGTGGCTGTTCTCTACTGTTTCCTCAACAAGGAG GTGCAGTCGGAGTTGCTGCGGCGCTGGCATCGCTGGCGTGAGGGCAAAGCACTGCAGGAGGAGTGCCATGTCGGCAGCCACACGGCCAGGCCCACTGGTGGCCCCCCCAGTGAGAAGCTGCTGCTCTCAAGGGGCAGTGGCAGCAACAGGACTAGCCAGGACCCCTCTACGGAGACCCACTTGGCTGGCGGCCTCCCTGGATTGGCTGAGAACCCCTTCTGA
- the GCGR gene encoding glucagon receptor isoform X2 yields MPPILPRCPHLLLLLLLACQPQAPSAQVMDFLFEKWKLYGDQCLYNLSLLPPPTELVCNRTFDKYSCWPDTPPNTTANISCPWYLPWHHKVQHRLVFKRCGPDGQWVRGPRGQPWRNASQCQMDDKELEVQKEVAKMYSSFQVMYTVGYSLSLGALLLALAILLGLSKLHCTRNYIHVNLFASFVLKASSVLVIDTLLKTRYSQRIGDDFSVSVWLSDGAVAGCRVAAVFMQYGVVANYCWLLVEGVYLHSLLSFATIPERSCFPLYLGIGWGAPMLFVTPWVVVKCLFENIQCWTSNDNMGFWWILRFPVFLAILINFFIFIRILHLLVAKLQAHQMRYTDYKFRLAKSTLTLIPLLGVHEVVFAFVTDEHAQGTLRSAKLFFDLFLSSFQGLLVAVLYCFLNKEVQSELLRRWHRWREGKALQEECHVGSHTARPTGGPPSEKLLLSRGSGSNRTSQDPSTETHLAGGLPGLAENPF; encoded by the exons ATGCCCCCCATCCTGCCACgctgcccccacctcctcctgcttCTGCTGCTGGCCTGCCAG CCGCAGGCCCCCTCCGCTCAGGTGATGGACTTCCTGTTTGAGAAGTGGAAGCTCTATGGCGACCAGTGTCTCTACAACCTGAGCCTGCTGCCCCCCCCAACTG AGCTGGTCTGTAATAGAACCTTTGACAAATATTCCTGCTGGCCGGACACCCCTCCCAACACCACAGCCAACATCTCCTGCCCCTGGTACCTGCCCTGGCACCACAAAG TGCAGCACCGCCTCGTCTTCAAGAGGTGTGGGCCTGATGGGCAGTGGGTACGTGGGCCGCGGGGGCAGCCATGGCGAAATGCTTCCCAGTGCCAGATGGACGACAAGGAGCTTGAGGTCCAG AAGGAGGTGGCCAAGATGTACAGCAGCTTCCAGGTGATGTACACCGTGGGCTACTCCCTGTCCCTGGGGGCCCTGCTCCTGGCCCTGGCCATCCTGCTGGGCCTCAG CAAGCTGCACTGCACCCGAAACTACATCCACGTGAACCTGTTCGCGTCCTTCGTGCTCAAGGCCAGCTCTGTGCTGGTCATCGACACACTGCTCAAGACCCGCTACAGCCAGAGGATTGGGGACGACTTCAGCGTGAGCGTCTGGCTGAGTGACGGG GCAGTGGCCGGCTGCCGGGTGGCCGCGGTGTTCATGCAGTACGGCGTCGTGGCCAACTACTGCTGGCTGCTGGTGGAGGGCGTGTACTTGCACAGCCTGCTGAGCTTCGCCACCATCCCTGAAAGGAGCTGCTTCCCCCTCTACCTGGGCATCGGCTGGG GTGCCCCCATGCTGTTCGTCACCCCCTGGGTGGTGGTCAAGTGTCTGTTTGAGAACATCCA GTGCTGGACCAGCAATGACAACATGGGCTTCTGGTGGATCCTGCGCTTCCCCGTCTTCCTGGCCATCCTG atcaACTTCTTCATCTTCATCCGCATCCTTCACCTCCTGGTGGCCAAGCTGCAAGCCCACCAGATGCGCTATACTGACTACAAATTCCG GCTGGCCAAGTCCACGCTGACCCTCATCCCCCTGTTGGGGGTCCACGAGGTGGTGTTTGCCTTTGTGACTGACGAGCATGCCCAGGGCACCCTGCGCTCCGCCAAGCTCTTCTTTGACCTCTTCCTCAGCTCCTTCCAG GGCCTGCTGGTGGCTGTTCTCTACTGTTTCCTCAACAAGGAG GTGCAGTCGGAGTTGCTGCGGCGCTGGCATCGCTGGCGTGAGGGCAAAGCACTGCAGGAGGAGTGCCATGTCGGCAGCCACACGGCCAGGCCCACTGGTGGCCCCCCCAGTGAGAAGCTGCTGCTCTCAAGGGGCAGTGGCAGCAACAGGACTAGCCAGGACCCCTCTACGGAGACCCACTTGGCTGGCGGCCTCCCTGGATTGGCTGAGAACCCCTTCTGA